Proteins from one Salinispora arenicola genomic window:
- a CDS encoding homoserine dehydrogenase produces the protein MRLALLGCGTVGSEVVRLLHTQSADLAARIGAPLEIVGIAVRRIGRDRGELPVDPAVFTTDALDLVKRDDVDVVIECVGGIEPARGWLVEALRAGKSVVTANKALLAEDGGTLHDAAAEGGGDLYYEAAVAGAIPLLRPLRESLHGDRITRVTGIVNGTTNFILSAMDATGAGFAEALEEATDLGYAEADPTADVEGFDAAAKAAILASLAFHTRVGAADVHREGITEVTAADVISAKAMGCTIKLLCIAARGVAADGRETVGVRVHPAMIPLTHPLASVGDAFNAVFVEAEAAGQLMFYGRGAGGAPTASAVLGDVVAVSRNRLAGVRAASESAYADLPVRPMGEALTRYHISLDVTDRPGVLAAVAGVFARHDVSIATVRQGSGGGGVAGRGEDADLVIVTHVAPDAALAATVRALRGLDTVRSVASVLRVEGGA, from the coding sequence GTGCGCTTGGCGCTACTCGGCTGTGGCACGGTCGGCAGCGAGGTGGTCCGACTGCTGCACACGCAGTCCGCCGACCTCGCCGCCCGGATCGGTGCCCCGCTGGAGATCGTCGGAATCGCGGTCCGTCGGATCGGCCGAGACCGTGGGGAACTGCCGGTCGATCCGGCCGTGTTCACCACCGACGCGCTCGACCTGGTCAAACGCGACGACGTCGACGTGGTGATCGAGTGTGTGGGCGGCATCGAACCGGCCCGGGGCTGGCTGGTGGAGGCACTACGGGCGGGTAAGAGCGTCGTGACCGCGAACAAGGCCCTGCTCGCCGAGGACGGCGGGACGCTGCACGACGCGGCGGCCGAGGGCGGGGGCGACCTCTACTACGAGGCGGCCGTGGCCGGTGCGATCCCCCTGCTGCGCCCGCTGCGGGAGTCGCTGCACGGAGATCGGATCACCCGGGTGACCGGGATCGTCAACGGCACCACGAACTTCATCCTCTCCGCGATGGACGCCACCGGTGCCGGCTTCGCCGAGGCGCTGGAGGAGGCGACCGACCTGGGGTACGCCGAGGCCGACCCGACGGCCGATGTGGAGGGGTTCGACGCGGCGGCCAAGGCGGCGATCCTCGCCTCGCTGGCGTTCCACACCCGAGTCGGCGCGGCGGACGTGCACCGGGAGGGCATCACCGAGGTCACCGCCGCCGACGTGATCAGTGCCAAGGCGATGGGCTGCACCATCAAGCTGCTCTGCATCGCGGCGCGGGGGGTCGCCGCGGACGGCCGGGAGACAGTCGGCGTACGGGTACATCCGGCGATGATCCCGCTCACCCACCCCCTCGCGAGCGTGGGTGACGCCTTCAACGCGGTCTTCGTGGAGGCCGAGGCGGCTGGGCAGTTGATGTTCTACGGGCGGGGCGCCGGAGGGGCGCCGACCGCCAGTGCGGTGCTCGGCGACGTGGTGGCGGTCTCCCGTAACCGGCTCGCCGGGGTCCGGGCGGCCAGCGAGTCCGCGTACGCCGACCTGCCGGTGCGGCCGATGGGGGAGGCCCTCACCCGCTACCACATCAGCCTCGACGTGACCGACCGCCCCGGCGTGCTGGCTGCGGTGGCCGGTGTGTTCGCGCGGCATGACGTGTCGATCGCGACCGTACGGCAGGGGTCCGGGGGTGGTGGGGTGGCCGGCCGTGGCGAGGACGCTGACCTGGTCATCGTCACCCATGTCGCGCCGGACGCCGCGTTGGCCGCGACGGTCCGGGCGCTGCGCGGGCTGGACACTGTTCGCTCGGTCGCCAGCGTGCTGCGGGTCGAGGGCGGCGCCTAG
- a CDS encoding DUF3105 domain-containing protein: MSISTPGGPERRPTVASTAKKPAGGRPAGGKPGSGKTTGGKPGSGKTTGAQRGGKGPRKPITPVKVSQGRSWGPIALFVAVGVLAVAIVGYGGWATFQGAKPWDERANAIEGIVNFREKDPELVTGGNHQQGSIQYSVLPPVAGPHNDAWQNCMGDIYDAPIASEHAVHSLEHGAVWITYRPDLPAESVEKLAERVRGNEKLFLSPYEGLDQAISLQAWGYQLKVDNADDGRIDDFIKTLKVNASIEGPTALCTQGVTATGTTPRELGPQMPQ; the protein is encoded by the coding sequence ATGAGCATCAGCACCCCGGGCGGCCCGGAGCGTCGCCCGACCGTTGCCAGCACCGCGAAGAAGCCGGCTGGGGGCAGGCCGGCCGGCGGCAAGCCAGGGTCCGGCAAGACCACGGGCGGCAAGCCGGGGTCCGGCAAGACCACGGGTGCCCAGCGTGGCGGCAAGGGGCCACGCAAGCCGATCACTCCGGTCAAGGTCAGCCAGGGCCGCAGTTGGGGGCCGATTGCCCTGTTTGTCGCCGTTGGCGTGCTCGCCGTCGCCATCGTCGGCTACGGCGGCTGGGCGACGTTCCAGGGGGCCAAACCGTGGGATGAGCGGGCAAACGCGATCGAGGGCATCGTCAACTTCCGCGAGAAGGACCCAGAGCTGGTCACGGGCGGCAACCACCAGCAGGGCTCGATCCAGTACTCCGTCCTCCCCCCGGTCGCCGGCCCACACAATGACGCCTGGCAGAACTGCATGGGCGACATCTACGACGCCCCGATCGCCAGCGAGCACGCCGTGCACAGCCTGGAGCACGGTGCGGTGTGGATCACCTACCGGCCCGACCTACCCGCCGAGTCAGTCGAGAAGTTGGCCGAGCGGGTCCGCGGTAACGAAAAGCTCTTCCTCAGCCCGTACGAGGGCCTGGACCAGGCAATCTCCCTCCAGGCCTGGGGCTATCAGCTCAAGGTCGACAACGCCGACGACGGCCGAATCGACGATTTCATCAAGACGCTGAAAGTCAACGCCTCCATCGAGGGCCCGACCGCCCTCTGCACCCAGGGCGTCACCGCCACCGGCACCACACCGCGGGAGCTCGGCCCGCAGATGCCGCAGTAG
- a CDS encoding DUF305 domain-containing protein translates to MTAPTTLEDKPDGPATTDGARSPATRFGTMAMAIAIVVGLLLGYAGGLLTPGLSRPGDASAEAGFARDMTTHHAQAVEMGLIAFKHGTDQEVQTIGGDIALLQQGDIGTMQTWLRSWGLDPTGSEPRMAWLPDGTEMVRDGLMPGMATPEQMTQLREAQGTELDVLFLELMITHHIGGIHMVDALLDQSDEKDVVQAAQTMKNTQQTDLTNLRNALERIQQG, encoded by the coding sequence ATGACCGCCCCTACGACCCTTGAAGACAAGCCGGACGGGCCTGCGACCACCGATGGTGCCCGTAGCCCCGCTACCCGGTTCGGCACGATGGCGATGGCGATCGCCATCGTGGTCGGCCTCCTGCTCGGCTACGCGGGAGGTCTCCTCACCCCCGGCCTGTCCCGGCCGGGGGACGCGTCGGCCGAGGCAGGCTTCGCTCGGGACATGACCACCCACCACGCCCAGGCGGTGGAGATGGGGTTGATCGCCTTCAAGCACGGCACGGACCAGGAGGTCCAGACGATCGGCGGCGACATCGCCCTCCTCCAGCAGGGTGACATCGGCACCATGCAGACCTGGCTTCGCTCATGGGGGCTGGACCCGACCGGATCCGAGCCCCGCATGGCATGGCTGCCGGACGGCACCGAAATGGTCCGCGACGGGCTCATGCCTGGGATGGCCACACCGGAGCAGATGACGCAGCTGCGCGAGGCTCAGGGCACGGAGCTGGACGTACTCTTCCTGGAATTGATGATCACGCACCACATCGGCGGCATCCACATGGTTGACGCGCTGCTCGACCAGAGCGACGAGAAGGACGTGGTCCAAGCCGCGCAGACCATGAAGAACACCCAACAGACGGACCTGACCAACCTGCGGAACGCGCTCGAGCGCATCCAGCAGGGCTGA
- the lysA gene encoding diaminopimelate decarboxylase — translation MRAHEAGALHGEIGSRGPAWLRAPLDVNALVPGLWPRTVSRAADGALAVAGCSVRDLAAEFGTPVYVLDEEDLRTRCRDFRAAFPTEDVYYAGKAFLCRAVVRMIAEEGLHLDVCSGGELATALAAGMPPERIGFHGNNKSVAELSRALDAGVGRIIVDSSHEIDRLTGLARERGVRPRVLVRVTVGVEAHTHEFIATAHEDQKFGFSLAGGAAIAAVLRILDEDVLELRGLHSHIGSQIFDASGFEVSARRVLALQAQIRDARGVQLPELDLGGGFGIAYTTQDDPATPADLAKRLRKIVDGECAAERLAVPHLSIEPGRAIVGPAMFTLYEVGTVKSVPVGAGGDTADGHRCYVSVDGGMSDNIRTALYDASYSATVASRASGAAPVLARVVGKHCESGDIVVKDEFLPADVQPGDLVAVPGTGAYCRSMASNYNHVLRPPVVAVRDGQARLIVRRETEEDLLALDVG, via the coding sequence ATGCGTGCGCACGAGGCCGGTGCCCTGCACGGGGAGATCGGCAGCCGTGGGCCGGCGTGGCTGCGTGCCCCGCTCGACGTGAACGCCCTGGTGCCGGGGCTGTGGCCGCGCACCGTCAGCCGTGCGGCGGACGGTGCGCTCGCGGTCGCGGGTTGTTCGGTGCGGGACCTCGCCGCCGAGTTCGGCACGCCGGTCTACGTGTTGGACGAGGAGGACCTGCGAACCCGCTGTCGGGACTTCCGTGCCGCTTTTCCGACCGAGGACGTCTACTACGCCGGTAAGGCGTTCCTCTGCCGCGCGGTGGTTCGGATGATCGCCGAGGAGGGCCTGCACCTGGACGTGTGCAGCGGTGGCGAGTTGGCCACCGCGCTGGCGGCCGGGATGCCGCCGGAGCGGATCGGCTTCCATGGCAACAACAAGTCGGTCGCCGAGCTGAGCCGGGCGCTGGACGCCGGGGTGGGCCGGATCATCGTCGACTCGTCCCACGAGATCGACCGACTCACCGGGTTGGCTCGCGAGCGGGGCGTCCGCCCACGGGTACTGGTGCGGGTCACCGTCGGCGTGGAGGCGCACACCCACGAGTTCATCGCCACCGCACACGAGGACCAGAAGTTCGGCTTTTCGCTGGCGGGAGGCGCGGCGATCGCCGCCGTACTGCGCATCCTCGACGAGGACGTGTTGGAGTTACGTGGTCTGCACTCGCACATCGGATCGCAGATCTTCGACGCGAGCGGCTTCGAGGTCTCCGCCCGCCGGGTGCTGGCGCTCCAGGCGCAGATCCGCGACGCGCGGGGAGTGCAGTTGCCCGAGCTGGACCTGGGTGGCGGCTTCGGCATCGCGTACACGACACAGGACGACCCGGCCACGCCGGCCGATCTGGCGAAGCGGCTACGGAAGATCGTCGACGGGGAGTGCGCCGCCGAGCGGCTGGCCGTGCCGCACCTGTCCATCGAGCCGGGCCGGGCGATCGTCGGTCCGGCCATGTTCACGCTCTACGAGGTGGGCACGGTCAAGTCCGTGCCGGTCGGCGCCGGTGGGGACACCGCTGACGGGCACCGCTGTTATGTGAGCGTCGACGGCGGAATGAGTGACAACATCCGGACCGCGCTCTACGACGCGTCCTACTCGGCGACGGTGGCCTCCCGGGCGAGCGGTGCCGCACCGGTGCTCGCCCGCGTGGTGGGAAAGCATTGTGAGTCCGGGGACATCGTGGTGAAGGATGAGTTCCTGCCCGCCGACGTGCAGCCCGGAGATCTTGTCGCGGTGCCCGGTACAGGTGCGTACTGCCGGAGCATGGCCAGCAACTACAACCACGTGCTGCGCCCGCCGGTGGTCGCGGTGCGCGACGGTCAGGCCCGCCTGATCGTCCGCCGGGAAACCGAAGAGGATCTGCTCGCTTTGGATGTGGGATGA
- the argS gene encoding arginine--tRNA ligase, giving the protein MTPAELAEVVLTAAHTVLAQRGLDRAMLPEQTAVERPRNAEHGDYASTLALQLSKKVGVPPRELAAALADQLGQTVGIKSVEIAGPGFLNIRLDAAAAGQLAQVIVEAGEEYGRSDRLVGQSINLEFVSANPTGPVHIGGVRWAAVGDALSRLLRATGAEVGTEYYFNDAGSQIDRFARSLLAAAKGEPPPEDGYAGAYLTEIAQQVQSRRPDVLALDDAAAQEVFRVEGVELMFAEIKSSLRDFGVEFDTYFNEKDLHDRGELELALERLRQQGHISEADGATWLRTTHFGDDKDRVLRKSNGEWTYFAADCAYYLDKRERGYERVVLMLGADHHGYLGRMKAMVACFGDDPAHNLEILIGQMVNLVRDGAPVRMSKRAGTVVRLEDLVDAIGVDAARYALARYSIDSPIDIDIELWTRATRDNPVYYVQYVAARTASVGRNAAEVGLTRGQPTDFHPELLDHDKENELLKALAEFPAVVATAAELREPHRIARYLEDLAGAYHRFYDNCRVLPRGDEEITDLHRARLWLNDATRVVIANGLRLLGVSAPERM; this is encoded by the coding sequence GTGACTCCCGCAGAACTCGCCGAGGTCGTCCTCACCGCAGCCCACACCGTCCTCGCCCAGCGGGGCCTGGACCGCGCCATGCTTCCGGAGCAGACCGCGGTGGAGCGACCCCGTAACGCCGAGCACGGGGACTACGCCTCGACGCTGGCCCTCCAACTCAGCAAGAAGGTGGGTGTTCCGCCGCGGGAACTCGCCGCCGCACTGGCCGACCAGCTCGGCCAGACCGTGGGGATCAAGTCGGTGGAGATCGCCGGCCCGGGCTTCCTGAACATCCGCCTCGACGCAGCCGCCGCGGGTCAGCTGGCCCAGGTGATCGTCGAGGCCGGCGAGGAGTACGGCCGCAGTGACCGGCTTGTCGGTCAATCGATCAACCTCGAGTTCGTGTCGGCCAACCCGACCGGTCCGGTGCACATCGGCGGCGTCCGTTGGGCCGCGGTCGGTGACGCGCTGAGTCGGTTGCTGCGCGCCACCGGGGCCGAGGTCGGCACCGAGTACTACTTCAATGACGCCGGATCACAGATCGACCGGTTCGCCCGCTCGTTGCTGGCCGCCGCGAAGGGGGAGCCGCCGCCGGAGGACGGGTACGCCGGCGCGTACCTGACGGAGATCGCGCAGCAGGTCCAGTCCCGGCGGCCGGACGTGTTGGCGCTCGACGACGCCGCCGCCCAGGAGGTGTTCCGGGTCGAGGGCGTCGAGCTGATGTTCGCTGAGATCAAGTCGTCGCTGCGTGACTTCGGCGTGGAGTTCGACACCTACTTCAACGAGAAGGACCTGCACGACCGGGGCGAGTTGGAACTCGCCCTCGAGCGGCTACGGCAGCAGGGCCACATCTCCGAGGCCGATGGCGCCACCTGGCTGCGCACCACCCACTTCGGTGACGACAAGGACCGGGTACTGCGTAAGTCCAACGGCGAGTGGACCTACTTCGCCGCCGACTGCGCCTACTACCTGGACAAGCGGGAGCGCGGCTACGAGCGCGTCGTACTGATGCTCGGCGCGGACCACCACGGCTACCTTGGCCGGATGAAGGCCATGGTCGCCTGCTTCGGCGATGACCCGGCCCACAATCTGGAGATCCTCATCGGGCAGATGGTCAACCTGGTCCGCGACGGAGCACCCGTGCGGATGAGCAAGCGGGCCGGCACCGTGGTGCGTTTGGAGGATCTGGTCGACGCGATCGGTGTGGACGCTGCCCGGTACGCGTTGGCGCGGTACTCCATCGACTCACCGATCGACATCGACATCGAGCTGTGGACCCGAGCCACCCGCGACAACCCCGTCTACTACGTGCAGTACGTGGCGGCGCGCACGGCCAGTGTCGGGCGCAACGCCGCGGAGGTCGGGCTGACCCGGGGTCAGCCGACGGACTTCCACCCCGAGCTGCTCGACCACGACAAGGAAAACGAGCTGCTGAAGGCGCTCGCCGAGTTTCCCGCTGTGGTGGCCACCGCCGCCGAGCTGCGCGAGCCGCACCGGATCGCCCGGTACCTGGAGGACCTGGCCGGGGCGTACCACCGGTTCTACGACAACTGCCGGGTGCTGCCCCGGGGTGACGAGGAGATCACCGACCTGCACCGCGCCCGGCTCTGGCTGAACGACGCCACCCGGGTGGTCATCGCCAACGGCCTGCGGCTGCTCGGCGTGTCGGCCCCGGAGCGGATGTGA